A genomic region of Xyrauchen texanus isolate HMW12.3.18 chromosome 29, RBS_HiC_50CHRs, whole genome shotgun sequence contains the following coding sequences:
- the LOC127622863 gene encoding peptidoglycan-recognition protein SC2-like codes for MDSSRLVAGMSGHTPGESAGTSAVDIVSRSVWNAVAPRVRTEMPDPARRVIVHHTALWCCSQPRESLTQLAHIQHMHMRERDFDDIGYNFLISGDGTVYEGRGWGVVGAHAKEHNLDSVGIAFMGNFSDEQPSCASLSALLRLLHVGVLHGHLLLNYVILGHRDVANTECPGEHLYSALPKLKDQLRNH; via the exons ATGGATTCTAGCCGGTTAGTCGCTGGTATGAGCGGACACACACCTGGAGAATCCGCGGGCACGAGCGCAG TGGATATCGTGTCTCGGAGTGTTTGGAATGCTGTGGCTCCTCGGGTGAGGACAGAAATGCCGGATCCAGCACGGAGAGTGATCGTGCACCACACGGCGCTCTGGTGCTGCAGTCAGCCGCGGGAGAGTCTCACTCAGCTCGCACACATCCAGCACATGCACATGCGAGAGCGGGACTTCGATGATATCGGTTACAA CTTTCTGATCTCTGGAGATGGGACAGTGTATGAAGGGCGAGGATGGGGAGTTGTAGGAGCTCATGCAAAAGAACACAACTTAGATTCAGTTGGCATCGCCTTTATGGGCAACTTCAGTG ATGAACAGCCCAGTTGTGCATCACTGTCTGCTCTGCTGAGATTGCTGCATGTCGGAGTGCTTCACGGTCATTTGCTGCTCAATTATGTGATTTTGGGACACAGAGATGTGGCAAACACTGAATGTCCAGGGGAACATTTATACTCTGCACTACCAAAACTAAAAGACCAACTCAGAAATCACtga
- the LOC127622855 gene encoding forkhead box protein G1-like, which produces MEERKAPLSFFHKSSFSISSLLLRHERVMSDCGAAPDAPRSRVAKPPPRSHPSPKRPIRERNETARQDKKEPGEVGQSTDAKEKKNKPEKPPFSYNALIMMAIRQSPERRLTLNGIYEFIMGNFPYYRENRQGWQNSIRHNLSLNKCFVKVPRHYDDPGKGNYWMLDPSSDDVFIGGTTGKLRRRPSAASRAKLAMKRGARLSSATATGLFASSFYWPVPPFVTLQHPHPSPTSAAPYIGASVLSQSSHHFGPGAERLLQSGQEATYYGVGCEQRRHHQQMTSSSPLTLPSPCSFNLLSNQSSYFYSHQVPHTAGLSPWSQEDSCLSKTPSGQFFSGKPSPSDYIGGLCTDIPSYFPHFNTTSSMH; this is translated from the exons ATGGAGGAGAGGAAAGCCCCTTTAAGTTTTTTCCACAAGTCCTCTTTCAGCATCAGCAGCCTGCTGCTCCGACACGAGCGGGTGATGAGTGACTGCGGCGCCGCGCCGGACGCTCCGCGCTCCCGTGTTGCAAAACCACCGCCGCGCTCCCATCCGTCT CCGAAGCGTCCCATTCGAGAGCGGAACGAAACGGCCCGACAGGATAAAAAAGAGCCCGGAGAGGTTGGACAGTCAACAGATGCGAAAGAGAAGAAGAATAAACCCGAGAAGCCGCCGTTCAGTTATAACGCGCTCATCATGATGGCCATCCGACAGAGCCCGGAGCGACGGCTCACCCTCAACGGCATTTACGAGTTCATCATGGGCAATTTCCCGTACTACCGCGAAAACCGGCAGGGCTGGCAAAACTCCATCCGACACAACCTGAGCCTCAACAAGTGCTTCGTCAAGGTTCCGCGCCACTACGACGACCCGGGAAAGGGCAACTACTGGATGCTGGACCCGTCCAGTGATGATGTGTTCATCGGCGGCACCACCGGGAAACTCCGGCGCCGCCCTAGCGCCGCGTCTCGGGCCAAGCTAGCCATGAAGAGAGGTGCGCGGCTGTCCTCCGCCACGGCCACCGGACTGTTCGCTAGCTCGTTTTATTGGCCGGTTCCGCCGTTCGTGACGCTCCAGCATCCTCACCCGAGTCCCACGTCAGCAGCGCCTTACATCGGAGCGTCGGTCCTGTCCCAGAGCTCGCATCATTTCGGTCCCGGCGCCGAGAGACTCCTCCAGTCCGGTCAAGAGGCGACTTATTACGGGGTGGGCTGTGAGCAGCGCAGGCACCATCAGCAGAtgacctcctcctctcctctgaCTCTGCCCTCTCCCTGCTCTTTCAATTTACTCTCCAATCAGTCGAGCTACTTTTACTCTCATCAGGTGCCTCACACAGCTGGACTTTCCCCCTGGTCGCAGGAGGACTCTTGCCTCTCCAAAACACCTTCTGGGCAGTTTTTTTCTGGAAAACCCTCTCCTTCTGATTACATTGGAGGACTGTGCACAGACATTCCCAGTTACTTCCCGCATTTTAACACAACCAGCTCCATGCACTGA
- the LOC127622864 gene encoding DNA-directed RNA polymerase II subunit RPB9, translated as MDLDAGTYEPGFVGIRFCQECNNMLYPKEDKENRILLYACRNCDYQQEADNSCIYVNKITHEVDELTQIIADVAQDPTLPRTEDHPCPKCGHKEAVFFQSHSMKAEDAMRLYYVCTAPHCGHRWTE; from the exons ATGGATTTGGACGCTGGCACTTATGAGCCCGGGTTTGTGGGCATCAGGTTCTGTCAGGAGTG TAATAACATGTTGTATCCTAAAGAGGATAAAGAAAACCGCATTCTGCTCTATGCT TGCAGAAACTGTGACTATCAACAGGAAGCTGACAACAGCTGCATCTACGTGAACAAAATCACCCATGAGGTTGA TGAACTTACCCAGATTATTGCAGACGTGGCCCAGGACCCAACATTACCTCGGACAGAGGACCATCCGTGCCCAAA GTGTGGTCACAAGGAGGCGGTGTTCTTCCAGTCTCACAGCATGAAGGCTGAG GATGCCATGAGGCTTTACTATGTGTGTACTGCTCCACACTGTGGCCACCGATGGACAGAATGA